The alpha proteobacterium U9-1i genome includes a region encoding these proteins:
- a CDS encoding GCN5-related N-acetyltransferase, translating to MSGQPNVRRARENERGAVSQVLTDAFVNEDGLNYWLRQGAAKDRVRRVFFNAAVRDLIHKERQLWVAEADGGHAGAAIWLKPDDRAFDFSPLQELLIGPLFFSVAGFEGMRRGNELGRMLASKHPREPHAHLVFLGVAPAFQGRGVGSAILKETLAPLDANGVTAYLECTTARNAALYARHGFEVTGEFDLPGLHMWTMTRPPR from the coding sequence ATGAGCGGCCAGCCGAACGTGCGCCGCGCGCGCGAGAATGAACGCGGCGCGGTTTCACAGGTGTTGACGGATGCGTTCGTCAACGAGGACGGTTTGAATTATTGGCTTCGCCAGGGCGCCGCAAAAGACCGCGTACGCCGTGTATTTTTCAACGCGGCCGTTCGTGACCTCATCCACAAGGAACGTCAGCTTTGGGTCGCCGAAGCTGACGGCGGACACGCCGGCGCGGCGATTTGGCTAAAGCCTGACGATCGCGCGTTCGATTTCTCGCCGCTACAGGAATTGCTGATAGGGCCGTTGTTCTTCAGCGTTGCGGGCTTCGAGGGTATGCGCCGGGGCAACGAGCTCGGCCGGATGCTCGCAAGCAAGCACCCGCGCGAACCTCATGCGCATCTGGTTTTCCTTGGTGTCGCGCCGGCGTTCCAGGGGCGCGGCGTGGGCTCGGCGATCCTCAAGGAGACATTGGCGCCGTTGGATGCAAACGGCGTCACAGCCTATCTTGAATGCACCACCGCACGGAATGCGGCGCTCTATGCGCGCCATGGCTTTGAGGTGACGGGTGAGTTTGATCTGCCGGGCCTGCATATGTGGACGATGACGCGCCCGCCGCGGTGA
- a CDS encoding sodium-dependent transporter yields the protein MSEADSIGESTGFGRTGRLIGFTLGPALALGIQLLAPPAGVTPEAWCVVSLIALMVVWWVTEPIPIAATALLPLFVLPMVGATSMQAAAAPYADPIVFLFIGGFILAASVERWRLHERIALSIAARAGGRPVMLVAGFMTASALISMWISNTATTLMLAPIAIGAARALSPDGKPDLALGGALALGVAHAATIAGIGTPVGTPTNLIGIAFLERAGEPIAFVDWMMRAIPMMLVMLPLAWLLLCWPLFGKGHGRYEAVGAVVKEALAALGRITTPEIRIGLVFGATALLWITRVLLNELPGLDGLTDTGIAILGALSLFFIPSGRGGSEKLIDWPTAERIPWGIAILFGGGLSLAGAMDATGLAEWIGTRISAMDGLSALGLVAVLVIATILISELASNVATLTSMLPIVAAVAAASGAPLTPLAFPVAIAASFAFMLPVATAPNAIAYASGLVTLKRMLVVGFALNVAAAALIISTAAL from the coding sequence GTGAGCGAAGCGGACAGCATCGGCGAGAGCACCGGCTTCGGCCGGACAGGACGCCTCATCGGATTCACGCTCGGGCCGGCGCTGGCGCTGGGCATCCAGCTGCTTGCCCCGCCCGCCGGCGTTACGCCGGAAGCGTGGTGCGTGGTCTCGCTTATAGCCCTCATGGTCGTCTGGTGGGTCACGGAGCCCATCCCCATCGCCGCGACCGCGCTGCTTCCCCTGTTTGTACTGCCGATGGTGGGCGCGACGAGCATGCAGGCGGCGGCCGCACCCTACGCGGACCCGATCGTCTTCCTGTTCATTGGCGGTTTCATCCTCGCCGCGAGCGTCGAGCGCTGGCGCCTCCACGAGCGCATCGCGCTCTCGATCGCCGCCCGCGCGGGCGGCCGGCCGGTAATGCTCGTCGCTGGGTTCATGACCGCGTCAGCGCTCATCTCCATGTGGATTTCCAACACCGCCACAACTTTGATGCTGGCGCCGATCGCTATCGGCGCCGCGCGCGCACTCTCGCCAGACGGAAAGCCCGATTTGGCGCTCGGCGGCGCGTTGGCGCTCGGGGTCGCCCACGCCGCGACCATCGCCGGCATCGGCACGCCCGTGGGGACGCCGACAAACCTGATTGGCATCGCATTTCTCGAACGCGCTGGCGAACCGATCGCGTTCGTCGATTGGATGATGCGCGCTATTCCGATGATGCTGGTGATGTTGCCGCTGGCGTGGCTGCTTTTGTGCTGGCCACTCTTCGGCAAAGGGCACGGCCGTTACGAGGCAGTCGGGGCCGTTGTGAAGGAGGCGCTCGCAGCGTTGGGTCGCATCACAACGCCAGAGATACGCATCGGCCTTGTGTTCGGCGCCACCGCTTTGCTCTGGATAACGCGCGTTCTCCTGAACGAATTGCCCGGCCTCGACGGCCTTACCGACACCGGTATCGCCATCCTTGGCGCGCTCAGCCTTTTCTTCATTCCATCGGGACGGGGCGGCAGCGAGAAGCTAATCGATTGGCCCACGGCCGAGCGAATTCCGTGGGGCATCGCGATCCTTTTTGGTGGCGGCCTCTCACTCGCTGGCGCGATGGACGCGACGGGCCTTGCCGAATGGATTGGCACGCGGATTTCCGCCATGGATGGGTTGTCCGCGCTGGGGCTTGTGGCGGTTCTTGTGATCGCCACCATCCTGATCTCCGAGCTTGCAAGCAATGTCGCGACGCTCACCTCGATGTTGCCCATCGTCGCCGCTGTCGCCGCAGCCTCCGGCGCACCATTGACGCCGCTTGCGTTTCCAGTCGCCATCGCCGCGAGTTTTGCGTTCATGTTGCCGGTCGCAACCGCGCCAAACGCCATCGCCTACGCCTCTGGGCTTGTGACGTTGAAGCGCATGCTGGTCGTCGGCTTTGCATTGAACGTGGCCGCCGCCGCCCTGATCATCTCGACAGCTGCCCTATAG
- a CDS encoding lipoprotein B (FIG139438), with the protein MLTSLKDRTIALARSPNAERALFAISFAESSFFPLPPDLLLGPMAAAEPSKWFRYALTCTIASVLGGLLGYAIGMFLMESIGNAVLSFFGYAGERRAELEAFYAQYGAWFIFLKGLTPIPYKLVTIVSGAMAFSLPIFVIASIITRGLRFLAVAWIFQRFGPQIAPIMEKRMGLVLVGVAVLIVAVVVAARFLH; encoded by the coding sequence ATGCTGACCTCCCTCAAGGACCGGACCATCGCGCTGGCGCGCAGCCCCAACGCCGAGCGGGCGCTGTTCGCCATATCTTTCGCCGAGAGCTCGTTCTTTCCGCTGCCGCCCGACCTGCTTTTGGGGCCCATGGCGGCCGCGGAGCCCTCGAAATGGTTCCGCTATGCGCTGACCTGCACGATCGCCTCGGTGCTCGGCGGACTGCTTGGCTACGCGATCGGCATGTTTCTGATGGAATCCATTGGCAACGCGGTGCTTTCGTTCTTCGGCTATGCGGGAGAACGGCGGGCCGAATTGGAGGCGTTTTACGCCCAATACGGCGCGTGGTTTATCTTCCTGAAGGGCCTGACGCCGATCCCCTATAAGCTGGTGACGATCGTCTCGGGCGCCATGGCGTTCTCGCTGCCGATCTTCGTGATCGCTTCGATCATCACCCGCGGCCTCCGTTTTCTTGCGGTGGCGTGGATTTTCCAACGCTTTGGACCTCAGATCGCACCAATCATGGAAAAGCGCATGGGGTTGGTGCTGGTTGGCGTCGCCGTGCTGATCGTTGCCGTCGTGGTGGCGGCGCGTTTCCTTCATTAA
- a CDS encoding periplasmic thiol:disulfide oxidoreductase DsbB (required for DsbA reoxidation), translated as MSRLQSIWPFISLLASGALLAAAHAFERFGGLAPCPLCLDQREWHWAVVGASVLGIAWVRLVPTRMWIAAALIGLVYVGATGMAAYHVAVEQHWVTAQCDVTPAGDLSFDVNADLIVPRCDTPAWTMFAISMAGYNALISAGLMLASFAVAFAPTRGRANG; from the coding sequence ATGTCGCGTCTTCAGTCGATTTGGCCGTTCATCAGTTTGCTCGCCTCTGGAGCGTTGTTGGCGGCTGCGCACGCGTTTGAGCGCTTTGGTGGTTTAGCGCCATGCCCGCTCTGCCTGGATCAGCGCGAATGGCATTGGGCGGTTGTTGGCGCTTCGGTGCTTGGGATCGCGTGGGTGCGGCTCGTGCCGACGCGAATGTGGATCGCCGCGGCGTTGATTGGCTTGGTCTATGTCGGTGCGACGGGGATGGCGGCCTACCACGTGGCGGTGGAGCAGCACTGGGTCACAGCGCAATGTGACGTCACGCCGGCGGGTGATCTGAGCTTCGACGTCAATGCCGACTTGATCGTCCCGCGTTGTGACACGCCGGCTTGGACGATGTTTGCCATCTCGATGGCCGGCTACAACGCGCTCATTTCGGCCGGCCTGATGTTGGCAAGCTTTGCCGTGGCCTTCGCGCCGACGCGAGGCCGCGCCAATGGCTGA
- a CDS encoding 2-octaprenyl-3-methyl-6-methoxy-1,4-benzoquinol hydroxylase: MAEHPPFPGLGARSREIEEMIRVDHAGEYGAVQIYRGQRAVFERIGAKAHAARIIAHMEEGEQEHLKTFDRLVAERGVRPTLMAPVWRVAGFGLGAVTALMGEKAAHACTEAVEDVIEEHYGRQSDALASGGDAELKHIVDRFRAEEIAHKDTAVEQGARDAIGYPFLSAMIKFGCRAAIRISEKI; this comes from the coding sequence ATGGCTGAGCATCCGCCATTTCCCGGTTTGGGCGCGCGGTCTCGTGAGATCGAAGAAATGATCCGTGTCGACCACGCCGGTGAGTACGGCGCCGTGCAAATCTATCGCGGCCAACGCGCCGTGTTTGAACGGATCGGCGCCAAGGCGCACGCGGCGCGCATCATCGCTCACATGGAAGAGGGCGAGCAGGAGCACCTCAAGACGTTTGATCGTCTGGTCGCCGAGCGCGGCGTGCGACCGACGTTGATGGCCCCGGTGTGGCGGGTTGCTGGATTTGGGCTTGGCGCTGTCACCGCGCTCATGGGCGAGAAGGCCGCTCACGCTTGCACAGAGGCGGTCGAAGACGTGATCGAAGAACATTACGGCCGCCAGAGCGACGCGCTCGCCAGCGGCGGCGACGCAGAGCTCAAGCACATTGTCGATCGCTTTCGCGCGGAGGAGATCGCGCACAAGGATACAGCGGTGGAACAAGGTGCGCGCGACGCCATCGGCTATCCGTTTCTTTCGGCGATGATCAAATTCGGCTGCCGCGCGGCGATTCGTATCTCCGAAAAGATATGA
- a CDS encoding SAM-dependent methyltransferase, whose amino-acid sequence MRARKRRAADGFRENAFLHKRAAADLADRLEAIPRPFARTLLLGEGGLFTDELAARPALAGRIGETVCADAAFGDVHLSLEHLPFAAGAFDLIVAPLALHWVNDLPGALIQLRHALKPDGLLLASMFGGETLTELRLTLIEAESEISGGAGPRVAPFADLQDTAGLLQRAGFALPAADRDVVTVRYAEPMRLLADLRAMGETSALAERNPRALSRRILTRAFEIYRARFADPDGRVRATFEILTLTGWAPHESQQKPLKPGSAKMRLADALGAKEHSAGDKAEF is encoded by the coding sequence GTGCGCGCGCGCAAGCGCCGCGCGGCGGACGGCTTCCGCGAAAACGCCTTCCTGCACAAACGGGCGGCGGCGGATTTGGCCGATCGGCTGGAGGCAATCCCGCGCCCATTCGCGCGCACCCTGCTGCTGGGCGAGGGCGGTCTGTTCACTGACGAATTGGCCGCGCGGCCCGCACTTGCAGGCCGGATCGGTGAGACTGTCTGTGCCGACGCAGCCTTCGGCGACGTTCATCTCAGCCTGGAGCACTTGCCCTTCGCCGCGGGAGCGTTTGACCTGATCGTCGCACCGCTCGCCCTGCACTGGGTTAATGATTTGCCCGGCGCGCTTATTCAATTGCGTCACGCGCTTAAGCCCGACGGTCTGCTGCTCGCATCGATGTTTGGCGGTGAGACACTCACCGAACTGCGTCTAACGTTGATAGAGGCCGAGTCGGAAATCAGTGGCGGCGCCGGCCCGCGGGTAGCGCCATTCGCGGATTTGCAGGACACGGCCGGATTGCTGCAGCGCGCCGGCTTCGCGCTCCCGGCTGCGGATCGCGACGTGGTGACCGTGCGCTACGCCGAACCGATGCGCCTGCTCGCCGACCTCCGCGCCATGGGCGAGACCTCGGCGTTGGCTGAACGCAACCCCCGAGCCTTGAGCCGGCGCATCCTGACGCGCGCGTTTGAAATCTACCGGGCCCGCTTCGCCGATCCCGATGGTCGCGTGCGCGCCACGTTCGAAATCCTCACCCTCACAGGTTGGGCGCCGCACGAAAGCCAACAGAAACCGCTCAAGCCTGGCAGCGCCAAAATGCGCCTGGCCGATGCACTTGGCGCGAAGGAACACAGCGCCGGCGACAAAGCGGAATTCTGA